The segment ACGCTCCTCCGTGCTCTTCCATGGCGCCGGTCTCCTTGTGCTGACCGTCTCCGCCCTCGCCGTTACGCCGATGCGTTCCTGGTCTCTCATCGAAACCGCCCGCGACAACGACCACCGACTTACCGCGGTCGCGCTGTCAACGAACGCCCCTGCGCCCGGCACGGACGCGCCCGTGCTCCGGGCCGATCCGAACCAGCGTCGTCAGCAGATGGTCGGCTTTGGCGGCGCGCTCACGGAATCCTCCGCCTGGGTGCTCGCGCAGCTGCCAGCGGAAAAGCGGCTCGAGGTGCTGCGCCGCTACTACGATCCGCAGGAAGGCATCGGCTACACCCTCGCGCGGACGCACATCAACAGCTGCGATTTCTCGCTTTCGATCTGGTCGCTCGACGAGACGCCGGGCGACTACTACCTGCACGATTTCACGCTCGCGCCGATGCAGCGTTGGTTGATGCCGCTGTTGCGCGACGCGTATGCCATTGCGGGTGCCGACCGGTTCAAGCTGACGGCGTCGCCGTGGAGTCCGCCCGCGTGGATGAAAACGAACGGCCGGATGGACTCCGGCGGTGCGCTCCGGCCGGAGTATCGCGATGCGTGGGCGCGGTTTTACGTGAAGTTCGTCGAAGCGATGCATCGCGAGGAAAAGATTCCGGTGTGGGCGCTCACGGTGCAGAACGAGCCCGAGGCCGTGCAGGTGTGGGAGTCGTGCATCTTTTCCCCGGAAGAGGAGCGCGATTTCGTGCGCGACCATCTTGGCCCCACGTTGCAGAAGGCGGGGCTCGGCGATATGCGGCTGATCGGCTTCGACCACAACCGTGACATTTTCGAAAAGCGCGCCGCCGCGCTGTTCGGCGATCCGGCGAGCGCGCAGTACCTGTGGGGCTCGGCGATTCACTGGTATGTCAGCGAGGACTTCGCCGCCTCGTCGCGCGTGCACGCGGCGTTTCCGCAAAAACAGATTCTGTTCACCGAGGGCTGCTGGGAAGGCGGCGTGAAGCTCGGCCGGTGGGATCGCGGCGAACGCTACGCGCGCAACATGATCGGCGATTTCCGCAATTGGGTGTGTGGCTGGATCGACTGGAACATCGCACTCGACCGCACCGGCGGCCCGAATCACGTCGGAAATCTCTGCGATGCGCCGGTGA is part of the Opitutus terrae PB90-1 genome and harbors:
- a CDS encoding glycoside hydrolase family 30 protein, coding for MFPRSSVLFHGAGLLVLTVSALAVTPMRSWSLIETARDNDHRLTAVALSTNAPAPGTDAPVLRADPNQRRQQMVGFGGALTESSAWVLAQLPAEKRLEVLRRYYDPQEGIGYTLARTHINSCDFSLSIWSLDETPGDYYLHDFTLAPMQRWLMPLLRDAYAIAGADRFKLTASPWSPPAWMKTNGRMDSGGALRPEYRDAWARFYVKFVEAMHREEKIPVWALTVQNEPEAVQVWESCIFSPEEERDFVRDHLGPTLQKAGLGDMRLIGFDHNRDIFEKRAAALFGDPASAQYLWGSAIHWYVSEDFAASSRVHAAFPQKQILFTEGCWEGGVKLGRWDRGERYARNMIGDFRNWVCGWIDWNIALDRTGGPNHVGNLCDAPVIVDTATGEVHYQSSFYYIAHFSRFVAPGAHCVESTTAAAGLDTVAFVNPDGSLVCVVLNATDTAQPFNLTTDGTALACEIPAHAIQTYVGRP